Part of the Sphaerodactylus townsendi isolate TG3544 linkage group LG10, MPM_Stown_v2.3, whole genome shotgun sequence genome is shown below.
AGAGACTACATGTCCCATCATGCTCCTGGACGCGCAGGCCGGTTACCCGGATGAGGCGTCCTCTCTGCGCGTGCGCACTGGCGAGCCGTTCCACTGTCCAGGGCAGCCTTGAGGTCCTCGCTCCCTGCCAGAAGCTTCCGGCGCGTGTGGCGCACTTGGCggccgttgcccttctctggcgTTCCTTCCGCCCGGAACCGGCTCGCGCTATTTCCGTGTAGCGCGTGGGGCGGCCGCTGCAGCAGCCTGGTCCGGCGCGGCCTGactcttccctctgcccctccTTTTGCTCTCCCCGGGATTAACTCTCTCCTTCCCGAGCTGTGGCGGCGCGGCCATGGCGGACACGGCGCAGAACGGGCCCATGCAGGGAGGCGCCGGCGGAGGAGCCGTGGTGAGTGTGGAGAGAGGGACCAGGGGCAGAGGCTCTGCTGTCCAGtctccaccaccccaccccccgattTGGGCACCTGCTCTGGTTCTGTCTACACGAGGCAGCTATAAACCGGTTTCAGACCACTTGCGGATGAGCTTGTCGGGACGGTATCCCTTGCAGAAGAGATTTTCCGGGAAGCTGCAACCCCTTTCGGGTTGTCTCGGGGATCTGGCTCGAAAGAGAGCTCAAGAGAtttttcttccaaggaattcTGGGTAGTATATATTGTCCCCGCTTTCAGTTCACAcgtacaacaatcctgtgaggtagaccagGCAAAGAGAGAGCGTGGCTGGGCTCAGACTGCGCAGTGAGTTtatgtggcagagtggagattcaaaccttcCGTCTCTCAGATCCTTGTCTAACACTGCGGCCACTGCACCATAAAAGTGGCTTTTTGCAGCGAGCTCAAGGAGGTGACTGTAATTCTCCCACTGTGGCTGGCATGGGTTTAAATGCTGCCTGGCTTCTCCAAGGTGCTTGGAAATAATGCCTCCAAAGCAAACAGATACAAAATAAAGCCCTGCTGATTGTAGCAGGGTTTACTTCCATATCAGCTCACTTGGTTTTACATCCCTTTTCCTCCTTCAGTCAATGTGGAAGAAATTGTCTGGGCTGCTGGCTGCCTATTATGCTCATGTTGAGAAGAACACCCACAAAATGTGCAAGTAGATCAGGGGCAGGAACTTGTGGCTGCGGGCTGTGGGTGACATCCTGCCAGTCTGCTTTGTGCTTTTCTGCATGGGGTGGGTGTGACTCTAAAAACTAGATTTATCCTGCCCCTTCTGCTTAGCAGGCAAACATAAATTTAAGCAAAACACACAGGGGTGGGCAAGGCTCCTCTTTTGTGTGTTCGTTTCCAACCACCTGCTGCTCTCAGATTACAGCAAGCGGCCTCCCTCTCTGTTGATGTATACCAAACCTGGGCTGCTTTTAACCCTATGGTGATGGGGGCTACCAGCTGGGTGTGCTGGGATTGATGTTTGCCTTCTTGTCTCAAACAGGCAGTGGGAAAACGGGGTTAATAAAGGCCTCATGGAGCTACTACAtcgttaagagcgatggactctaatatggattcgattcctcactcttccacatgagtggtggactctaatctggtttccccactcctacacatgaggcctgcagggtgaccttgggctagtccccattctctctgaattttctcagccccacctacctcacaaggtgtctgatttgggaagggaaggagtttataagccactttgagacttcttacagttgagaaaagcgtgATTCTTCCTCTGAATTAGGGCAGGTGTGGCTTGGCTTATACTTTGGTGCTGCATTCTTTTGCTTAGTATGTGGTAGGAGTGTTCTTGCTGTGCAAGTGCAACACTGTGACGTTGTACTGGGGCAGCCCTAGGAAGGCACAGTCAGCAGTGATTCTGTCATGTATGAGCAGGTTTGGGAGTTGGGTGGTTTCCTTCAGGGGCAAGCAGATCCCAAGTCCTAACAGCATTCTTCTCTTCAGTAAACCTGCAGGCTGTGTTTGTTTGGCTGCCTGACAGGTTTAGCGGGAAAAGTGCCCACCATGTTGGGGTTTGTTATGCATGACCAGTAGCAAAGGACTCCCAGACTGTTCTAAGTGGCTGTGGGAAGTTTCCTGCAGCGGGTTAAGTGCCTTGGACGTATCGTTCACTGACGGGGATGTGCCAGTGTGTTTCCTGTAGTAAATCTGTCACTGTTGCCCAAGCTTGCTACAGTGCGGAAGTAAAAGTAAGATGAGCTGCCTGCTGTCCTTGCCATCAGACCAAGCAATACCCTTGTGCACAGACATCTCAAGGCTTCCTTGGGCCAGAACCACACCAGGAATCAGTTTGGGTCCTTTCAGCCTGTTTCCTGTAGTGCTGGACAGCATGTACCCACCAGCTAGATGTCATGGCTGTTAGCAGAGCAACAAGGGGTCCCCTTGACCTGTACAAAGAGCCAGTCCCAAGCCTCAGCAAAGAGACTTGTTTGTCTCTTTGAAAATGGATTGTAAGTCCTGATTTTACACTGTCTATCTGTCTATATATCCTCCATTCTGCCTGTAATTTACGCATACAAAACCAAGAATATATTTTTAtctaactggaagtgacatattTTACATTCTGGCTTCTATTTCTTTTCCTTGTTGCAGCAATTCCTCATGTCTAATAAACTGGACACAGCGATGTGGCTGTCCAGGATATTCACCGTTTACTGTTCAGCATTATTTGTCCTGCCTCTTCTAGGGTACGTATAAGAACTGTCTTAAAAGCCACATTGCCCTTGGACCGAGAGGACCCTCTGAGAGGGTGTTCAGTAAGACAGGGGTCAGATGGGACCAGGAATGCAAATAGGGTGGATGGTTCTGCAAAATGCACAGGCCCCGTCCAGACCTGGCTGAATCTTGATAGATTTCAGTGAGGCAACTGAACTTTTTCTGTAGTCTTTTCTGCTATGGTCAGTAGGTAAATATGCACTGATATTTAATGACCTTTGTAGTCTATACATGCATACTCAGTGAGTTCACACGATTGTTCAAAGCTTTgatgtttattgtattgtcgaaggctttcatggccggattcaacaggttgtggtgggttttccatgctgcgtggccgtggtctggtggatcttgttcctaacgtttcacctgcatctgtggctggcatcttcagaggtgtattacagagggaagttacacggtgtgtaacagacttccctctgtgatacacctctgaagatgccagccacaggggcaggcgaaatgttaggaacaagatccaccagaccacggccatgcagcccggaaaacccaccacaaccatttgatGTTTATGTTCGCTGAAACCTttggaatgtttttttctgttaatTGCTGTCCCCTGTAGTAGAAGTTGTGAAGTGTACATGTAAGTGTTAacgcattttaacctgaatagtgtTAATATTCTTGCTTTGGAATAGTTGAGCCATGTCTGTTTTACCAAGCTCCGGATATACAAGCTTGGATCCAACAggccatttgtgggtttttgtctGTGGCGTgcagtccccccaccccttccactcCTTGCCTTATAACGTACTGCCTAAAACGTTTTGGGATGTTTTTGAGCTGCagtgagagagaggaagagagaaagggatgATGCACAGATAAAAATCCTTCTGCTTGCAGAAACACGCTGTTGGGTCCAGGCCCAAGATGACTGGTTTCCAACGAATGCATATCTTTGTGTTGTTTACCagagtctttttctttttttctgcaaagaAGCATATGTTTATGAATCCTCCTCTGCTTCCCACTCGAGGTACCTGTGCGATTCAGCACCAAAGTGCAGGGACTTCTTCTCAGTGTGACGCGGGGATTGTGCCTCGGCTGTGGGAGGCTGGGCCGGCTCCAGAGCCTTAGCAAAAATGATGCAAGGCTCGTGGGAGGAAGACCGGCAGCTGTGCCTTGGTTTGTATGGTAACCTCTCCTTTGATAATTCTCAGGTTGCACGAAGCAGCGAGCTTTTATCAACGTGCCTTGCTGGCAAATGCCCTCACCAGCGCCCTCCGGCTTCACCAACGGTTGCCGCACTTCCAGCTGAGCCGAGCGTTCTTGGCTCAGGCCCTGGTGGAGGACAGCTGCCACTACCTCTTATATTCCCTCATCTTTGTGAATTCCTACCCTGTTACAAGTATCCTTTCTTCAAAGGGTTCCTTAGACACCTGGAATATTAACACACCCCAGAGTGGCTTGATTTTGAATGTGGCACCAGGGCTGGGATGAGGGGCTGAAATACTATTGTGTGGCCTTGGATTGGTTTATTGTTCCTGAGGTTgtctaccttgcaggattgttgtgagaatcaaaCTAATGGTGGGGGCATATGTTGACTTTTGCTTTTGGAGGAAGGCTGTGTTAAGTGAGGTATGGGGGTGTCAGGGGTATATTTACTGTTTCAAAGGCAGGTAATAGAAACGAGACGTTCCAAGAACCTACAATGCATCCAACAGTGTACGGATGGAGAGGCCTTTAAGTTTAAGCAACTTTGTGATGGCAGAGACAATTGATGAATTTAGGAgcataaatgttaaaaagcaAGCTATGTTGGCTATTCGTGCAGGAGCACCTTGCCGATTTGTGTGTTTAAACACCCTGAAGTCCATTTTGGCGATTTCACCTGGCACTtgagcttagcttctgagactgcAGTTGACAACtccctgaggctcattccgcacatgcagaataatgcactttcaaactgctttcagtgctctttgaagctgtgcggaatagcaaaatccacttggaaacagttgtgaaagtggtttgaaaacgcattattttgcgtgtgcggaaggggcctgacccGAATGTCAAAATACTACCTCTTAATTAGTTGGGCCTGGAGAGGCAGACTCCACTTCAAAGGGGCCGGATGGTGAGAGAACAGGAATACCTCTTCCAAAAGAGTGCCTGGTTAATGGGAGTGGGctctttaaggaaaaaaaaaaacttccttagCAAGTCTTTAATTTATTAAACTTTACACAGAAGCTCTTTGACTTCTTTTAAACTGGCCAAATAGAGATGTGTATTGCTGAGACCTCTTCACAGAAGGTTGCAGAAAGGTGCCTCGTGGAGTCAAACCCTCAGTCTGTCAAGCccagtgttgtctgctctgactgtcagtggctctccagagcttCAATCAGCGATTTCCCCCATCACCTGCTGCttggtccttttaattggaggcTGATTCCGGGACCTTCTTCGTGCAAAGCAGAGCCGCAGCCTCATTGATGAAGGAGTGGACCGACAGTTCAGTTGGGCAATGCTGAAAAGTAGCACTTCTTCGCCTCCATTGGTTCTGGTGCATTGCTCAAAAACTGCCTTAGAAAGCAGGCCCCACTAAGTAATCGGTCAGCAGATTGTCCTGCATGTTAAAGTTGTCCTTCCTCATCCTAAGGGTCGGGCGTCTGCAGTCTCCTCCACCTGCCCAGCTGCGTGAAGCCAGGCCTCCTCAGAAACCTCTTACTTTCTTTAATTGATTACGGTCATCGAccagcaggggtgtatctgccagagggacatgggaggGTCGATTGACCCTGGGCACCACCCATTAAATCCTGTGGGGAGTGCaaaatacccccccacacacacacacgttccaTGGAGAGGTGCCACTGCCTGGGCCAAGAACCTGCCACAggcccgcccccgccctgccaggcttccTGGGACCACCGCCCCCCTCCTCCACCGGCTGAGGtaagcggggaggggggcgcttgAGCAGGTGTtaccccgggtgccattttctcccggtacaCCCAGCAATATGAAAACAAtgcataaaaacaaaattaaaagtcaAACAACCAGAGATAAAAAGAAAGGAATTACCAGGACAGCAGCAATAAAAGAATACAAATACAGATAAGCATCTCCCCTTTTCAAAGTGAGGAATTTCACACATTTATCacgatattttttttttgcattcagagGAACAAGCTATTTGCCACAGCCAATGAGATTTTTGTCTCCTTATCCTCAAGCAAAAGTCTGGGCAGAAAATCCTCTGCATCAGGTGTATGGCTTAAATGTCTAAAGCGATGTAACTGGGGTGTAATTAGTTGGTTCCTCTTAATGGTATAAAGTTCACAGTGGAGTAATATATGTTTAATCGTCTCCATGTCCTTGGTACTGCAAAGGCAGTGGCATGACTCCCAATGGTATGTTTTAAAACTTACCAGGTAGTGCAGCCAACGGGAGGGCCTCAAAGCAGGCTCTGGAAAAGGCCAAACCAAATTTAGGCAGGCTGGTGGAATTGGAAGCCTCTTGTTCCTGGGACCACAAACGGGGACCGAGGATGTTCTGACGCCATAAGAGGGCACCTGTGTTTGAACGTTCACAATGTGAGGATGTGCTACTGCTTCTCAAGTCATGCAGTTTTTCCTTATCATCTGCTTCAGTGAGCATTTTCCCTGTTCTGTTGTTCTCGTTGCTTCATGCCGCTACCTACACAAAGAAGGTCCTGGATGTAAGTATGGCAATAGCATGTGATCTCACTTGTGTCGGTGGGGCAGCCTCTGAGCTCCTCGTAAGAAAGAAAGGATGCAAGGGTTACACACTGGGTTGGGTCCCTCAGACTGTCAGCAGCTGTGCATGTTGCCCAGGGACGTATCTGCCAGGGGggcatgagcagtggtgggattcaaataatttaacaactggttgtttacaagcaccgttttaacaaccggttctgccgaagtggtgcgaacctgcttaatcccaccactggacatggggtatcacatacCCCTGGCTGCCCACCATCTaatcatgttgggggggggggtactgggCCCAGGCCATGCTCactggctccaggcagtagatctGGGCACCTCGCCAGCtgcaagcagtagacctgggtgcagGGGGAGTTGGGCgggaaattcagattttgcccctggactccattttccctagattctctTGTGGTATTGCCAGATCTTAAATTCCAACACACTGTTTCCAACCTTGGGAAAATTTATTCCTGGGGTTGTGGGGTTCCACATGggtgggaggctgcagtggggagagaggaggggaacagGAGAGCTCTCACAACTGGCAGAGGAGAGTGATTTTACTTCCTCCCCAGGGCAGCCTCCCAGTCTGTGTTGTTGTTGCTCCACGTGGGTCCGTCCCATGATCTTGGGAATATTTTTCCCCAGGCTTAGACAGGGCTGCTGGTTCAAGAGTGGGGCCAAGAGCAGTGGGGATCCTTGCACTGGGGGGGCGGGATCCATGGGTTTTCGGTTCAGAGGTAGAAAACATCTGCTGTCCTGGTTTGAAGGGAGGAGTGTGAGCTGCACCTTGCTAAAGTTAGGGTgcagggagaaaatggcagggcgCATGGTCTAATTTTGTTGCACGGCACAAAGCAGGCCTCGCCTCCCAGTCTGCAGCTGGTGAGGATTAACTGCTGGAAGTTTATAGTCACAGCCGCCCATGAGGCTTTGCGCATCTCCCCCCTGAGCAGCACTGCAGGGAATTGGGAAGCCAAGGCACAGCAGGTTTGGTTTGCAGATGTCTTATTCTTTTCAGCGGGCCCTGTGCAAAATGTCTGCAGGGGCTCTGAAGCATGGGTGAGGCACGAAGCAGGCCCACTTAAAATGCCCTTTAAGTCTATTCCTCAGTGGCCCGATTGGGTCTTCAAGCATTTGGAAGACCTCTCATTTCATTGGCCAGCCAGTGATTAACTCTGTTGTAGAGAAGGTAGCAAAATTTTGCACAGCAtcgaaaagagattccacctaaatatttggaagaacttcccgaccgtcagggctgttcaacagtggaatttactgtctcggagagtggtggagtctccttttttagAGGTTTGTAAACAAAGTCTggattgggagtgctttgatggtgtgttcctgcattgcagggggttggacttgatggcccttggggtatcttccaactctattattctatgatcCACTCATGTTTCAATGGAGAATGTAGTTTCATTTTATTGTTCTGAATTACGTAAATTTAATTTGGGATTTTGGTAGCTGTAAACTATGGGATCAGAAATGATTGTACgttggattttttctttttttttattttgcggtCATTGACTGTGATAATAAATACTGACACATTGTTAGCGGGGCAAGAGATCTTCATTTGTAATCCTTGTCGCCAGAGTTAGTTCTTCCCTTTAACGTTTCCGAAAAAAATCCTAAAACGCAGGATTAGAGCCATTTTATGGGGCTGCCAAGGGAGTGCGCCATTGTGTATTCAGTTCCATTGCAACTGTACAATGCATGCACGTCTAAAAAGATATACGTTACTAAAACAATGCTACATTTCTGTCAGAAAGCGTAAAATATTTTGTGTATGACTGACAGCTGAGTCACAGACAAATCCTGCGGCTCTCAATGTGTTTGTTAACTATGTTTTTaatttctgaagaaaaatatttgtaaaGTCATTTCCTCCCACGTATTCTTTAGACTTCAGAAATTCATATCGCTGTCTGCTAGCATTCAGGGTCTGTGAAATACTTGCAACCTTTATGTCAAGTGAATGCAAAAACTGTttggatttttctcttttttccccccttttgaagGCGAGAGGCTCAAATAGTCTTCTTTTCCTACGAAATCTCTTGGACAAATTAAGCACAAACCAgcagaacatcctgaaatttgtaGCTTGCAACGAGATCTTCTTAATGCCTGCAACCGTGTTCATGCTTTTCAGGTATGCTAGATAATCCTTGGACCTTTTATCAGCGGTCAAGCTGTTTTATAGCCCAGTTAGAGCACACAAGGCTATTGAGTAGCCATAGTGTATCTTAGCCTTGTCCTACTTCAGGCACCTGCTTGACTGACTGGGAACTGAGACACTGTCGGGGACAATGTCTGCTGCTGCCCCAGAATTCTCCCCATCCCACCCGAAGCTGGCCCAAGAGAGCCCAGCTGCCTGCCACGCCAccagccccaccccactcctcgCAAATATCAGGGCAGCTAGGGGAAGCAACGCTGAGCCAGGGCTCGCTGCTGCAGTCAGCCTAACCCTCTCCAATATCAGGCCGAAGCAGGGGAAGCTAGCAGGAGTCAGCGATGAGCTGCTGACCAAGCAGCCAGCAGGCCTGAAGGATAAGCCTTCTGCCACTTGATGGGGCATGCCTGAGTTGCTGCAGGGAAGAGGGAGCGGGAATGTCTTGCTCCGCCCACCCCTAAAAGGGGCTACGGGCTGGCCAGCCAACCTAGGCCCCTGCAGGGCCGGACAGACAGCCCAAGGGCCTATGGACGGGTGGAGgaggtgtgtgagagagaatgagCAAGGGAGGGTGTAAAAGGCAGGTAAAGGATGGGCTCAAGGGGCGAAAGagtgaaggaggaagagagagtaGGTCAAGAGAGGAACACCACTGTATTAGGACAGCCATAGAGGGAGGTTAGGAGAGGAGAGACGAGACGAGGAGAACAGGGAGGGGCAAGCCACTGGCCTCCACAGGGTCCTGCGCAAGTGAGCCCCCACCTGAAAGGCTGACTGCGTGCCAGAGGTCAGCCCAGTCCACAGGTCCTGTCCCATGGTTCTGTAGCTTACCAGCTATGTCAGCCACTCCCTGACCAATGGGGGCAAGGATGGGCTGAAGATCACCTGGaaagggggaaggtggggtgggatATCTgcgctccccacccacccacccccaccccagccaggaAGAGGACGAGGAGCTCCACAGACTCAAACTGCAGGTTTCACCCTAGGCTGACACGTGAGCTGAAAGAATAACCCCAAAATCTTGGGTTTGAGTTTTACAGCGTTTGCTGTGTGTCTGTCCAAGGATGCTTGAGCTCGTCCTCCAGTGAGAGATTTGTGTGGAGTAACtcactttaggattgcactgtgtgcGTGCAATCCCTAATATTCTAAATCTCTAAGGAACTGCTGTTTCTGATGTTGGCTAGgcattgctgctgctgcgggtTGCTCTGTGGTCCCATTTGTGGTTGCTATGGTCAATTTTTTTGTTAATATGGTGCttctttcttagctgccacaaaattttcaaaataaaagataGCCGTTGGCTGACAGACATCTCTGTGTATCTCTTAGCTTGCGTGCATTAAAACAACGTGGTGGACGTTTGTAGTTCAGAAGCATTTGTTGTGTAGATTGAGAAGTGGACAGTTTATACATCAAACCTTGTATCCTTCAATTAATCCTTCctttcataactgtttgttctcaccccccccccttttttttttctttccagtggaCAGGGAAGCTTGCTGCAGCCTTTCATTTACTACAGGTTCCTCACGCTACGTTACTCCTCCCGCAGAAATCCTTATTGCCGGTAAGAAACTGGGCAGAAATTCCCATGTGCGCGTAGTTGTTATGTACTTTGGAAATGCTGGTGCTTTAGCCCTGGAGCTTTTGCGATCTCAGTGTTTTAAGATTATCTGCAATTTGGTAGCTGTAAGTTTTGAAAAATAAGGCATTGCTGATAACTTGTGTGTGGGAGGTTCTGCTTTCATCCTCTGGCATTTCCCCGTTTGGATTCTGAGCTGTGAATGGCTTGCGTCTCAGGAGAAAGTAGGCGGTGCCAGGTTGAATGAGCCAATGCCTGAAGGCCCGAGGGATGTTTGCTGCAAGCAGAAGGCATCCCCATTAGAGAAAGAGGACATCCCCTGCAGATTCGGGCATTTTAAGGCTAGGCTGGAACTAAACGGATGACTTGGTATTGGCCATCTTCGGTCCCCTGCCTCTCTCTTCCTTCGTAGCGTTTTGTAATATAATCAGCATACTGTGACATTGTGTGAGGGTTACTATATATGGCATAGACTTCAGGATTACAAGGTATTCAGTGCGTCTTTTGAGCTTGGAAGCGTGCAGATCTCTCCCAGGCTCTGAGATTCTTGGATGTGGAGTTAGAGTACTTAGGTTCTCTGCAGGTTTTAAGGCTGTAGCAACGAGCCAGCATATTGCAGCGCTTGAAGGGCTGCGTTGGGAtcttgggagacccagattccagGCTCCACTGACAATAAAAAGCGCTGGGTGCTCGTGGGCCagttgcacactctcagcctaacttaccttttAGAGgtgagtgtgtctgtgtgtgtgtgtgagagagagagatgagaggctaaaatggggggggggggggcagagccatgTCACCCTGAGCTTTCTGGAGGAAAGTTGGAATAGAGAGGTTCCAAAATACTCCTGCCTAACTATTATTGGGACACTTTTAGATGGGGGAACTTGTCTGCCCGTGTTTAAAGAACGGTGTCTGCAGCACCCTTAGCTCATGGCTTCTTAAGGCAGCTTTCAGTAAAAAAATAAGCAGCCTGGAAAAATGACGACAAAGGCAATAACAAAAGAGATTGGCTGTAAAACAAAACAGTGACGAACAACTGGGATCCTTAGAAGCCAGCCCAGCGCCAAAGCTAACTATACAATGGAAGTAACTGGGTGCGTATTGAATCCGGCCAACGCGGTGTAGCCCTCGACATTCCTGGCTGCAGGCTGTTCTGTGGTTCCCCACCTCTACTGCGACCTGAAGTTGCATCTCGAGTTTCCCATGTGAGATTGCTCAGTGCAATCTAAGGCGGAATGACCTCTGCGATCATGTTATTGTTCTGTTCACTTGCCTGAAGAGGCATTCCGGTCATACCTGGCGCGGCTTGTAAACATACTTCTGACCCGCGGGAAATCTTCTTTTCAGGACCCTCTTCACCGAGCTGCGAATTGTGGTCGAGCACGTCATCATGAAGCCGTCCTGTCCCGTCTTCGTGCGCAGGCTTTGCCTCGGCAGCATTTCCTTTATCAGCAGACTGGCGCCCACGGTTGCGTAGCTGGCTTCTGGGAAGCAGATGGGTGCGTCTCTAACGAACACTCGGAGCAGCTGGTCTTTCTGCTGGGGGTTTATAAAATTCTGCATCTCAAGTCAAGGTCGTACGAAAATCTGTCCCTTCCCTTCCGAGAGCCCGTTCTGTGAATTGTATCCCatgtttaaacaaaacaaaattaatctTGATTTTCAAGGAGATTTTGCCGTGCTTTTGTGAACGACGAGTGGCCGCCATCTTAGACACGATACTtctcaaggggggaaaaaaatcatgtgtATTGTACAGAATGGCTCATGTGCTGTCGGGTGTGTTCTTGTCAATACcgaatgaaaataatttattcaaaaaaaaatatccaggcaGCACTAGCTGGGTTGTGTCTAATGAAATGAGAAGGGTTGCTGCAATGCCATTTGTAGTCTCTTTGGGGCAACAAATTGGGATATCTTCACACATGGTACATTTGAGTCAGTATTCCTTCCATTCAATAAATGGAAGAAGTTCGCTCAATTAAGTAAAGTTTTTGTACTCATATAAACCAATTGCGGGGGGAAATCTACTTTGAATGTGAACCATCCCGACTGAACCTCTGAGTTATTGGTTCAGACTTATTTAACATTTTTGGGAATAAAAACCTGCCTGCTCTtccctgaactttttttttttaagtaagtatTCCTCTGGACGGTAAAAATGccctgctgtttttactgtcttcCAGATACAGGAGTATTGAAACCCCATCCTCGATATAGTTTTGAACGGTATGACTAATGTCGATAGATGTGGACTCCGGTTTATCTTGGAAGTGACCGCGGTCCTGGTGAAATAatgttaaacattttcaaaacaggtGGCTTTCCTCTCAAGCCGCCTCAGATGGGTTACATCCTTGATCCTGAGCCTGTTTTCGGACACGCACATTTTACACTGCGAAAACAATGGGACTCCAGACCAAATATTAGTCCCAATCCTACTCTGCTTGGGCATGCTACCTCTGCACAGGAGGATCACTATAGATTATGTCATGTTCTGTTCTGTATTTGTTTAGGCGCATGTCCAAGGTTTCTGCTGGGCCATTACGGGGGGCGGGAGCGATCTGGGTGTGCCTCCTGTATTCTGTGTCCCCTTACCCAACCTTAACCTACCC
Proteins encoded:
- the TMEM33 gene encoding transmembrane protein 33, which gives rise to MADTAQNGPMQGGAGGGAVQFLMSNKLDTAMWLSRIFTVYCSALFVLPLLGLHEAASFYQRALLANALTSALRLHQRLPHFQLSRAFLAQALVEDSCHYLLYSLIFVNSYPVTMSIFPVLLFSLLHAATYTKKVLDARGSNSLLFLRNLLDKLSTNQQNILKFVACNEIFLMPATVFMLFSGQGSLLQPFIYYRFLTLRYSSRRNPYCRTLFTELRIVVEHVIMKPSCPVFVRRLCLGSISFISRLAPTVA